A genomic region of Cannabis sativa cultivar Pink pepper isolate KNU-18-1 chromosome 1, ASM2916894v1, whole genome shotgun sequence contains the following coding sequences:
- the LOC115704538 gene encoding putative disease resistance protein At1g50180, translated as MLAAYIPFFSNTDEDPVEEDIAEITIGVVFAFSIVFIFLNYKIVQYLDDYRWIKRERSLLDALTKDFQTANKSVEEIKLRANQAWESELNLRGMTQTLSEIEKKWLMKEAKVISDVQRYVDDYEKLIPTNEASTNLFKWYAVVLLALKNPIAIVELALGIHRITKEIKSQLQQKKEYTNSIVKELEESRMKVRSLQDRPIQEAEQSSVLRPKPLFRSAVALVLERLVTVEPGMGRGLTHKVSSFVIQLRLLRAFIKDLQKLRFDSELEKAWAEEAQEISARSLNDVNTILKDAADHRRWFSKLSIVPNYFLLRPKLETIITNVRREMSHLLETKQRYGFSFIKRERDSFRDVVITPTVIPDQLNDEEQLDDEAVNNLRVELQNTRRHLNEEEATNVAIHTRKACLEFLTETFHEVKPIMKIKRIRQIEETLEHLKLCKEVYKIKVMEDSCFTVGLEVDILKLLKMISDTNKFGSVISVVGMKGVGKTTIVKELFNHDSIIDKFHTRRHFVSVPEEMSNVSLLRNVGNQILRPQDEKSDQEDWIKELQGFLKRDAKPHLIVLDNLLSKKAWDILKPAVVSDGTTRNIILITTRDKAVASQANSNPLSTHSLRLRTTEESWEFFTQIVSCPSNEEDIELAKKVVLKAGGLPLAILRIGYLLSGKEVTKEELSVVLQRVTQGQNQTPWVAVRDIIKEDLPFRPDLEHCLSDFELFPRDFEISARRLVALWVARGLTQRSDGMNAKTQEAIAHEYLMELIGRNIIQIVEKKLNGKVLTCRFPGILRELWLADRANNTAARSWSLCGTTEQKLAYRFDDEDTGFSRRIHRLDHSNLLPEESCPLSITFFDTREGDQPGLDIQNFLCKAIKTGRLLDLVVLDLEHVYKPQLPDVIANLTKLTYLGLRWTKIEKLPKTIGKLLDLQTLDLKHTQVQKLPSSIWKLKKLRNLHLNGSCRIKCMPPPNNLHKLSGVLVDQEGGALVKGLPKLHNLQKLRLTIQLIPRLQEDLARHIQELTNLRSLSLKSINESGNLQELYVPHLNRFTQLSSLSLSGKIRRSSIIFDLPGSLTELTLSSSELLTGSLIMPMLGNHLPELKFLYFLADSYSEKEMVCSVGFPKLLVLKLWNLPNLEKLEVKEGVMSSLRTFEIRCCLQLTATNTELPKLATLTELKLSNMPDEYTAELKRKLTKLKRNLPIKTFTFDPDE; from the coding sequence ATGTTGGCGGCATACATACCCTTTTTCTCGAATACCGATGAAGACCCTGTCGAGGAAGACATTGCTGAAATAACTATTGGGGTGGTTTTTGCGTTTTCCATTGTCTTCATCTTTCTTAACTACAAAATTGTGCAGTATTTAGATGACTACAGGTGGATTAAAAGAGAACGAAGCTTATTGGATGCTCTTACAAAAGATTTCCAGACGGCTAACAAGTCAGTGGAAGAAATAAAGCTGAGAGCTAATCAAGCGTGGGAGTCAGAGCTCAACCTGAGAGGAATGACTCAAACATTGAGTGAAATCGAGAAGAAGTGGTTGATGAAAGAAGCAAAGGTGATCTCAGATGTTCAACGCTATGTTGATGATTATGAGAAACTCATACCCACCAATGAAGCTAGTACTAATTTGTTCAAATGGTACGCCGTTGTTTTGCTAGCCCTCAAAAATCCCATTGCAATAGTTGAGCTCGCCCTCGGAATACATCGAATCACAAAAGAGATAAAAAGCCAGCTTCAGCAGAAGAAAGAATATACAAACTCCATTGTTAAGGAACTAGAGGAGTCGAGAATGAAAGTGAGAAGTTTGCAAGACAGGCCCATTCAGGAGGCAGAGCAGAGCTCTGTTCTTCGTCCAAAGCCGCTGTTTCGTTCTGCAGTTGCTTTGGTCTTAGAGCGCCTGGTTACTGTGGAACCGGGCATGGGTCGAGGGCTAACACATAAAGTTTCTTCTTTTGTAATACAGCTGAGACTACTGCGAGCTTTCATAAAAGACTTACAAAAGCTTAGATTTGACAGCGAACTTGAGAAGGCTTGGGCAGAGGAAGCACAGGAGATCAGTGCTCGATCACTGAACGACGTTAATACTATCTTGAAAGACGCAGCAGATCATCGTAGGTGGTTTAGCAAGCTTTCCATCGTCCCTAATTATTTTCTTCTAAGGCCCAAGTTAGAGACGATTATTACTAATGTTCGAAGAGAGATGTCTCATCTTCTTGAAACAAAACAAAGGTATGGTTTTAGTTTTATCAAGAGAGAGCGAGACTCTTTCCGTGATGTGGTGATTACGCCTACTGTGATTCCTGACCAACTTAATGATGAGGAGCAGCTTGATGATGAAGCCGTTAACAATCTGCGAGTCGAATTGCAGAATACTCGGAGACATTTGAACGAAGAAGAGGCAACTAACGTTGCCATTCATACAAGAAAAGCTTGCCTTGAGTTTTTGACGGAAACGTTTCATGAAGTCAAGCCTATCATGAAGATCAAACGTATTCGGCAAATTGAGGAAACGCTTGAACATCTTAAATTATGCAAAGAAGTGTACAAGATTAAGGTGATGGAGGATTCATGCTTTACGGTCGGTTTGGAGGTTGACATCCTGAAACTTTTGAAAATGATCAGTGATACTAATAAATTCGGCTCAGTTATTTCTGTTGTTGGTATGAAAGGAGTTGGTAAGACAACTATCGTTAAAGAACTCTTCAACCATGATTCTATCATCGACAAATTTCATACTCGTCGTCACTTTGTTTCTGTTCCGGAAGAGATGAGTAATGTTTCTTTGCTCCGCAATGTTGGGAATCAGATCCTTCGGCCCCAAGATGAAAAGAGTGATCAAGAAGATTGGATCAAAGAGTTGCAAGGTTTCTTAAAACGTGATGCGAAGCCCCACCTCATAGTTCTTGACAATTTGTTGTCCAAAAAAGCTTGGGATATACTCAAACCTGCAGTGGTCTCAGATGGAACAACTAGAAACATTATTTTGATTACCACTCGTGATAAAGCTGTAGCTTCTCAGGCGAATTCGAATCCATTAAGTACCCACTCGCTTCGGCTAAGAACCACAGAAGAGAGCTGGGAATTTTTCACCCAAATAGTTTCGTGTCCTTCTAATGAGGAAGATATTGAGCTTGCCAAAAAGGTGGTGTTAAAGGCTGGAGGTCTTCCCCTTGCTATCTTACGTATTGGTTATTTATTGTCAGGGAAGGAAGTCACTAAGGAGGAGTTGTCTGTGGTGCTGCAGCGTGTAACTCAAGGTCAGAATCAAACACCATGGGTGGCCGTTAGGGACATCATTAAAGAAGACTTGCCATTTCGACCAGATCTTGAGCATTGTCTCTCTGACTTTGAATTGTTTCCGAGGGACTTTGAAATTTCAGCAAGGAGGCTAGTTGCTTTATGGGTGGCACGAGGTTTAACACAGAGGAGTGATGGGATGAATGCGAAAACTCAGGAAGCGATAGCCCATGAATATCTGATGGAGTTAATTGGCCGTAATATCATTCAAATAGTCGAAAAAAAGCTCAATGGGAAAGTTTTGACATGCCGGTTTCCTGGCATTCTAAGAGAACTCTGGTTGGCGGACAGAGCAAATAACACAGCAGCTCGTTCCTGGTCTTTGTGTGGAACTACTGAACAAAAACTTGCTTATCGATTCGATGATGAAGACACTGGTTTCAGTCGGAGAATTCATCGTCTCGATCACTCAAATCTTTTGCCTGAGGAAAGTTGTCCCCTCTCTATTACGTTCTTTGATACCCGCGAAGGAGATCAGCCTGGTTTAGATATACAAAACTTCCTATGCAAAGCCATTAAAACAGGGCGCCTACTTGACTTAGTTGTTCTTGATCTCGAACATGTCTACAAGCCTCAGTTGCCCGACGTCATAGCAAATCTAACGAAGCTGACATATCTAGGCCTAAGATGGACTAAAATAGAGAAGCTCCCCAAAACTATAGGTAAATTGTTGGATCTCCAAACTCTGGACCTAAAGCATACTCAAGTGCAAAAGCTTCCTAGTTCCATATGGAAACTGAAGAAGCTTCGAAACCTGCATTTGAATGGGAGCTGTCGAATCAAATGTATGCCTCCACCAAACAATCTTCACAAGTTGTCTGGCGTACTTGTGGATCAAGAAGGCGGGGCTTTGGTTAAAGGGCTACCCAAGTTGCATAACCTTCAAAAGCTGAGGCTAACAATCCAATTGATACCAAGGCTGCAAGAGGATTTGGCAAGGCACATTCAAGAACTGACCAACTTACGATCTCTAAGCTTGAAATCCATTAATGAAAGCGGTAACCTCCAGGAGCTGTATGTGCCACATTTGAATAGGTTTACGCAGCTTTCAAGCCTAAGTTTGTCAGGAAAGATAAGAAGATCTTCCATCATTTTTGATCTACCCGGAAGCCTAACCGAACTTACTTTATCAAGTTCAGAACTATTGACAGGCAGCCTAATAATGCCAATGCTAGGGAATCATCTTCCAGAACTCAAGTTTCTCTATTTTCTTGCCGATTCTTATAGCGAAAAAGAAATGGTTTGTTCAGTGGGATTTCCTAAGCTTCTTGTTTTGAAACTTTGGAATCTTCCTAATCTGGAAAAACTGGAGGTGAAGGAAGGAGTGATGTCTAGCCTAAGAACGTTTGAAATCAGGTGCTGTTTGCAGTTGACAGCAACTAACACTGAGTTACCCAAGTTAGCCACTCTCACAGAATTGAAGCTGAGTAACATGCCTGATGAATACACAGCTGAGTTGAAAAGGAAGTTGACAAAGCTAAAGCGCAATTTGCCGATTAAAACCTTCACTTTCGATCCTGATGAGTGA